One window from the genome of Citrobacter telavivensis encodes:
- a CDS encoding propanediol/glycerol family dehydratase medium subunit produces the protein MECTTERKPVFILQVSEGEAAKADERVDEVVIGVGPAFDKYQHKTLIDMPHNAILKELVAGIEEEGLHARVVRILRTSDVSFMAWDAANLSGSGIGIGIQSKGTTVIHQRDLLPLSNLELFSQAPLLTLETYRQIGKNAARYARKESPSPVPVVNDQMVRPKFMAKAALFHIKETKHVVQDAAPVTLHIALVRE, from the coding sequence GTGGAATGCACAACTGAACGTAAGCCGGTTTTCATCTTACAGGTGAGCGAAGGCGAGGCGGCTAAAGCGGACGAACGCGTGGATGAAGTCGTGATAGGCGTCGGCCCGGCCTTTGATAAGTATCAGCATAAAACCTTGATTGATATGCCGCACAACGCGATTTTGAAAGAGCTGGTTGCTGGCATCGAAGAAGAGGGGCTGCATGCGCGAGTAGTGAGGATCCTGCGCACCTCAGATGTTTCTTTTATGGCATGGGATGCGGCAAATCTCAGCGGCTCAGGCATTGGGATTGGTATCCAGTCGAAAGGAACCACGGTGATTCATCAGCGCGATCTGCTGCCGCTAAGTAACCTGGAACTGTTTTCTCAGGCTCCGCTGCTGACGCTGGAAACCTATCGTCAGATTGGTAAAAACGCCGCACGCTATGCACGCAAAGAGTCGCCTTCGCCGGTGCCAGTGGTCAATGACCAGATGGTGCGCCCTAAATTTATGGCCAAGGCCGCGCTGTTTCACATCAAAGAAACCAAACACGTGGTGCAGGATGCTGCGCCTGTCACGTTGCATATTGCACTGGTAAGGGAATGA
- the dhaR gene encoding PTS-dependent dihydroxyacetone kinase operon transcriptional regulator DhaR: MTAHTHSIGQEVSSVLAQSWHRCSKFMQRETWQAPHQAQGLTFESICRRKTALLTIAQAALEDAWEFMDGRPCALLILDESACILSRCGDPQTIEQLAELGFRDGSYCAESIIGSCALSLATMPGQPTKTSGAQHFKQALHPWSFCSTPVFDNHGHLFGSISLCCLVEHESVSDLSLTLAIAREVGNSLLTDSLLAESNRHLNQMYGLLESMDDGVMAWNEQGVLQFLNARAALLLHLDAQASQGKNIHDLLNMPMLLRRAIKHARGLNHVEVTFESQHQFVDAVITLKPIVEEQGNSFILLLHPVEQMRQLMTSQLGKVSHTFEQMSTDDPETRRLIHFGRQAARGSFPILLCGEEGVGKELLSQAIHNESERASGPYIAVNCQLYANSVLGQDFMGSAPTDDENGRLSRLELANGGTLFLEKIEYLAPELQSALLQVIKQGVLTRLDARRLIPVDVKVIATTTVDLANLVEQNRFSRQLYYALHSFEIVIPPLRARRNSIPSLIYTRLNSLKKRFSSSLKIDDDALAQLVAYSWPGNDFELNSIIENIAISSDNGHIRLSNLPDYLFAERPGLETASSLLPASLTFTAIEKEAIIHAARVTSGRVQEMSQLLNIGRTTLWRKMKQYDIDASQFKRKHLE, from the coding sequence ATGACGGCGCACACGCATAGCATCGGGCAGGAAGTCTCTTCGGTTCTCGCCCAGTCCTGGCATCGTTGCAGCAAGTTTATGCAGCGGGAAACCTGGCAGGCGCCGCATCAGGCGCAAGGGCTGACCTTTGAGTCGATTTGTCGTCGCAAGACGGCGCTGCTGACGATTGCGCAGGCCGCGCTGGAAGATGCCTGGGAGTTTATGGACGGTCGTCCGTGCGCACTGCTGATTCTGGATGAATCAGCCTGTATTCTCAGCCGTTGCGGCGATCCGCAGACGATAGAACAGCTGGCGGAGCTTGGATTTCGCGACGGCAGCTATTGCGCGGAAAGCATTATCGGCAGTTGTGCGCTGTCGCTGGCGACGATGCCGGGGCAGCCGACAAAAACCTCTGGCGCTCAGCACTTTAAACAGGCGTTGCATCCGTGGTCGTTCTGCTCGACGCCGGTGTTCGATAACCATGGGCATCTGTTTGGCTCCATCTCATTGTGCTGTCTGGTAGAACATGAGTCCGTTTCTGATTTATCCCTGACGCTGGCGATTGCCAGAGAAGTCGGCAATTCATTGCTGACCGACAGCCTGCTGGCAGAATCCAACCGCCATCTGAACCAGATGTACGGGCTGCTGGAGAGCATGGATGATGGCGTGATGGCCTGGAATGAGCAGGGGGTGTTGCAGTTCCTCAATGCGCGCGCGGCGCTGCTTTTGCATCTCGACGCGCAGGCCAGCCAGGGCAAAAACATTCACGACCTGCTCAATATGCCCATGCTGCTGCGTCGGGCAATTAAACATGCCCGCGGTCTGAATCACGTCGAAGTCACTTTTGAAAGCCAGCACCAGTTTGTTGATGCTGTTATCACCCTGAAGCCGATTGTTGAGGAGCAGGGCAACAGCTTTATCCTGCTGCTGCACCCGGTGGAGCAAATGCGTCAGCTGATGACCAGCCAGCTTGGTAAGGTGAGCCACACCTTTGAGCAGATGTCGACGGACGATCCGGAAACCCGACGCTTGATCCATTTTGGTCGCCAGGCGGCAAGGGGGAGTTTCCCGATCCTGCTGTGTGGGGAAGAGGGCGTAGGGAAAGAGCTGCTGAGCCAGGCCATTCACAATGAAAGCGAACGCGCCAGCGGACCGTATATTGCCGTGAACTGTCAGCTGTATGCCAACAGCGTGCTGGGGCAGGATTTTATGGGCAGTGCGCCTACCGATGATGAAAATGGTCGGTTGAGCCGCCTTGAGCTGGCGAACGGCGGCACGCTGTTTCTGGAGAAAATTGAATATCTGGCACCGGAGCTGCAATCCGCGCTGTTACAGGTGATTAAGCAGGGAGTATTAACCCGTCTTGATGCCCGTCGGCTGATTCCGGTGGATGTGAAAGTGATCGCCACCACTACGGTTGATCTCGCTAATCTGGTGGAGCAAAACCGCTTTAGCCGCCAACTGTATTACGCGCTGCACTCTTTTGAGATTGTTATCCCGCCGCTACGGGCGCGGCGTAACAGTATTCCCTCGCTGATTTATACGCGACTGAATAGCCTGAAAAAACGCTTCTCATCCAGCCTGAAGATCGACGACGACGCGCTGGCACAACTGGTGGCTTATTCGTGGCCGGGCAATGATTTCGAGCTGAACAGCATTATCGAAAACATCGCTATCAGTAGCGATAACGGGCATATCCGGCTGAGTAATTTACCTGATTATCTGTTTGCCGAGCGTCCCGGTCTGGAGACCGCGTCTTCCCTGCTGCCAGCCAGCCTGACGTTTACCGCTATCGAAAAAGAGGCGATTATCCATGCCGCCCGTGTCACCAGTGGGCGAGTACAGGAGATGTCGCAACTGCTGAATATTGGTCGCACCACCTTGTGGCGTAAGATGAAGCAGTACGACATCGACGCCAGCCAGTTTAAGCGCAAACATCTGGAGTAG
- a CDS encoding heme-binding protein has protein sequence MNKSQPIATITLAAAKKMAQAVEAKALEINVPVVFSVVDRGGNTLLMQRMDDAFVTSCDISLNKAYTACCLRQGTHEITDAVQPGASLYGLQLTNQQRIVIFGGGLPVMLNDKLIGAVGVSGGTVEQDMLLAQTALNCFSEL, from the coding sequence GTGAATAAGAGCCAACCAATCGCCACCATTACGCTGGCGGCGGCGAAAAAAATGGCGCAGGCCGTCGAGGCTAAAGCGCTTGAGATCAACGTGCCGGTGGTCTTTTCCGTGGTGGATCGCGGCGGCAACACGCTGCTGATGCAACGCATGGACGACGCGTTCGTCACCAGCTGTGATATTTCTCTTAATAAAGCGTATACCGCCTGCTGTCTGCGGCAGGGGACCCATGAAATTACCGACGCGGTACAACCGGGTGCGTCACTATATGGTTTACAGCTAACGAATCAACAGCGGATCGTTATTTTTGGTGGCGGCTTACCTGTCATGTTAAACGATAAATTAATCGGTGCTGTCGGCGTAAGTGGCGGTACTGTCGAACAAGACATGTTATTAGCGCAAACCGCACTGAATTGTTTCTCTGAATTATAA
- a CDS encoding cob(I)yrinic acid a,c-diamide adenosyltransferase — protein sequence MYRIYTRTGDKGTTALFGGSRIDKDDIRVNAYGTVDELISQLGVCYASSRQAELRQDLHAIQKMLFVLGAELASDEKGLARLTQTINAEDIQALEQLIDRNMAQSGPLKEFVIPGKNLASAQLHVARTLARRLERILIAMDKKLTLRDEPRRYINRLSDALFSMARIEETTPDVCA from the coding sequence ATGTATCGCATCTATACCCGAACCGGTGATAAAGGCACGACCGCGCTATTTGGCGGCAGCCGTATCGACAAAGACGACATCCGCGTTAACGCCTATGGTACGGTGGATGAACTGATTTCCCAGCTTGGCGTCTGCTATGCCAGCTCGCGCCAGGCAGAATTACGCCAGGATCTGCATGCCATCCAGAAGATGCTGTTTGTGCTGGGGGCGGAACTCGCCAGCGATGAGAAAGGTCTCGCCCGCTTAACGCAGACGATTAACGCCGAGGATATTCAGGCGCTGGAGCAACTTATTGATCGCAATATGGCGCAGAGCGGCCCCCTGAAAGAATTTGTCATTCCGGGGAAAAATCTGGCATCGGCACAACTACACGTGGCGCGCACCCTGGCACGGCGGCTGGAGCGGATCCTCATCGCGATGGACAAAAAGCTGACGTTACGCGATGAACCCAGGCGTTATATCAACCGGCTGTCGGATGCGCTGTTCTCCATGGCCAGAATCGAAGAAACTACTCCAGATGTTTGCGCTTAA
- a CDS encoding diol dehydratase small subunit, with translation MNDNIMTAQDYPLATRCPEKIRTPGGKPLTDITLENVLAGRVGPQDVRISQQTLEYQAQIAEQMQRHAVARNFRRAAELIAIPDARILEIYNALRPFRSSFAELQAIADELEHTWHATVNAGFVRESAEVYQQRNKLRKGSQ, from the coding sequence ATGAACGACAACATCATGACCGCGCAGGATTACCCATTAGCCACCCGCTGCCCGGAGAAAATCCGGACGCCTGGCGGCAAGCCGCTAACCGACATTACCCTTGAGAATGTGCTGGCGGGCCGCGTAGGGCCGCAGGATGTGCGTATTTCTCAGCAAACGCTGGAGTACCAGGCGCAGATTGCCGAGCAGATGCAGCGTCATGCCGTGGCGCGCAATTTTCGTCGTGCGGCAGAACTGATTGCGATCCCGGATGCCCGCATTCTGGAGATCTACAACGCACTGAGGCCGTTTCGTTCTTCGTTCGCCGAGTTGCAGGCCATTGCCGATGAACTGGAACACACCTGGCACGCCACGGTGAACGCCGGGTTTGTCCGCGAGTCGGCAGAGGTATACCAGCAGAGAAATAAGCTGCGTAAAGGCAGTCAGTGA
- a CDS encoding diol dehydratase reactivase subunit alpha: MPLIAGIDIGNATTEVALAQDGRFIGSGIVATTGMKGTRENIAGVVASLQQALDKTPWSLQDVAKICINEAAPVIGDVAMETITETIITESTMIGHNPQTPGGVGVGMGTTIAVEKLAALSEDRFAQGWIPLVGEEMDFLEAVWFINEALDRGVNVVAAILKKDDGVLVNNRLHRPIPVVDEVTLLEKVPEGVLAAVEVAAPGQVVRVLSNPYGIATFFALTPEETQTIVPIARALIGNRSAVVLKTPQGDVRSRVIPAGKIFIRGEKRGGEADVAQGAQAIMQAMSACAPVCDIRGEAGTHAGGMLERVRKVMASLTGHEMSAIYIQDLLAVDTFIPRKVQGGMAGECAMENAVGMAAMVKADRLQMQVIARELSARLQTEVVVGGVEANMAIAGALTTPGCAAPLAILDLGAGSTDAAIVNAEGQITAVHLAGAGNMVSLLIKTELGLEDLSLAEAIKKYPLAKVESLFSIRHENGAVEFFREALSPAVFAKVVYIKEGELVPIDNASPLEKIRLVRRQAKEKVFVTNCLRALRQVSPGGSIRDIAFVVLVGGSSLDFEIPQLITEALSHYGVVAGQGNIRGTEGPRNAVATGLLLAGQAN, encoded by the coding sequence ATGCCGTTAATTGCAGGGATCGATATCGGCAACGCCACCACTGAAGTGGCGTTGGCGCAGGATGGCCGGTTTATCGGCAGCGGGATTGTCGCCACGACCGGGATGAAAGGCACGCGGGAGAATATCGCCGGGGTGGTCGCGTCCCTGCAGCAGGCGCTGGATAAAACGCCGTGGTCGCTGCAGGACGTGGCAAAAATCTGCATCAACGAGGCCGCACCGGTGATTGGCGATGTGGCGATGGAAACCATCACTGAAACCATCATTACCGAATCAACGATGATTGGTCATAACCCGCAAACGCCCGGCGGCGTTGGCGTGGGCATGGGAACCACCATCGCCGTGGAGAAGTTGGCGGCGTTGAGCGAGGATCGATTTGCCCAGGGCTGGATACCGTTGGTGGGTGAGGAGATGGATTTCCTTGAGGCGGTTTGGTTTATCAATGAAGCGCTGGATCGCGGCGTCAACGTGGTGGCGGCCATCCTGAAAAAAGATGATGGCGTGCTGGTGAATAATCGCCTGCATCGGCCAATACCGGTGGTTGATGAAGTCACTCTACTGGAGAAGGTGCCGGAAGGCGTGCTGGCGGCGGTGGAAGTGGCGGCCCCGGGACAGGTGGTGCGGGTGCTGTCGAATCCTTACGGTATCGCAACCTTCTTTGCCCTGACCCCTGAGGAAACACAAACTATTGTCCCCATCGCCAGAGCGCTGATTGGCAACCGTTCCGCTGTGGTGCTGAAAACCCCGCAGGGAGATGTGCGATCAAGAGTGATCCCGGCGGGTAAGATCTTTATCCGTGGTGAAAAGCGTGGCGGTGAAGCCGACGTAGCGCAAGGCGCGCAGGCCATTATGCAGGCGATGAGCGCCTGCGCGCCCGTGTGTGATATTCGTGGTGAAGCAGGCACGCACGCAGGCGGCATGCTGGAGCGGGTGCGAAAGGTAATGGCGTCCCTGACCGGCCATGAGATGAGCGCGATATACATCCAGGATCTGCTGGCGGTGGATACGTTTATTCCGCGCAAGGTGCAGGGCGGGATGGCCGGCGAGTGCGCCATGGAAAATGCCGTCGGGATGGCGGCGATGGTGAAAGCGGACCGTCTGCAAATGCAGGTTATCGCCCGCGAACTGAGCGCCCGACTGCAGACCGAGGTGGTGGTGGGCGGCGTGGAGGCCAACATGGCCATCGCCGGGGCGTTAACCACTCCCGGCTGTGCGGCGCCGCTGGCGATCCTCGATCTCGGCGCCGGCTCGACGGATGCGGCGATCGTCAACGCGGAGGGGCAGATAACGGCGGTCCATCTCGCCGGGGCGGGGAATATGGTCAGCCTGTTGATTAAAACCGAGCTGGGCCTCGAGGATCTTTCGCTGGCGGAAGCGATAAAAAAATACCCGCTGGCCAAAGTGGAAAGCCTGTTCAGTATTCGTCACGAGAATGGCGCGGTGGAGTTCTTTCGGGAAGCCCTCAGCCCGGCGGTGTTCGCCAAAGTGGTGTACATCAAGGAGGGCGAACTGGTGCCGATCGATAACGCCAGCCCGCTGGAAAAAATTCGTCTCGTGCGCCGGCAGGCGAAAGAGAAAGTGTTTGTCACCAACTGCCTGCGCGCGCTGCGCCAGGTCTCACCCGGCGGTTCCATTCGCGATATCGCCTTTGTGGTGCTGGTGGGCGGCTCATCGCTGGACTTTGAGATCCCGCAGCTTATCACGGAAGCCTTGTCGCACTATGGCGTAGTCGCCGGGCAGGGCAATATTCGGGGAACAGAAGGGCCGCGCAATGCGGTCGCCACCGGGCTGCTACTGGCCGGTCAGGCGAATTAA
- a CDS encoding iron-containing alcohol dehydrogenase has translation MSYRMFDYLVPNVNFFGPNAISVVGERCKLLGGKKALLVTDKGLRAIKDGAVDKTLEHLREAGIDVVVFDGVEPNPKDTNVRDGLDVFRKEQCDIIVTVGGGSPHDCGKGIGIAATHEGDLYSYAGIETLTNPLPPIVAVNTTAGTASEVTRHCVLTNTKTKVKFVIVSWRNLPSVSINDPLLMLGKPAPLTAATGMDALTHAVEAYISKDANPVTDAAAIQAIRLIARNLRQAVALGSNLKARENMAYASLLAGMAFNNANLGYVHAMAHQLGGLYDMPHGVANAVLLPHVARYNLIANPEKFADIAEFMGENTDGLSTMDAAELAIRAIARLSADIGIPQHLRELGVKEADFPYMAEMALKDGNAFSNPRKGNEKEIAGIFRQAF, from the coding sequence ATGAGCTATCGTATGTTTGATTACCTGGTGCCAAATGTGAACTTTTTTGGCCCGAATGCTATTTCCGTCGTGGGCGAACGCTGCAAACTGTTGGGCGGTAAAAAAGCGCTGCTGGTGACTGATAAAGGTCTGCGAGCCATTAAGGACGGCGCGGTTGATAAAACCCTCGAACATCTGCGTGAAGCCGGTATTGACGTGGTGGTGTTTGACGGCGTCGAGCCAAACCCTAAAGACACCAACGTGCGCGACGGCCTGGACGTTTTTCGTAAAGAGCAATGCGATATCATCGTTACCGTCGGCGGTGGTAGCCCGCATGACTGCGGTAAAGGCATCGGTATCGCGGCGACGCACGAAGGCGATCTCTATAGCTATGCCGGGATTGAAACCCTGACCAATCCGCTGCCGCCGATCGTCGCGGTGAATACCACCGCCGGTACCGCCAGCGAAGTCACCCGTCACTGCGTGCTGACCAATACCAAAACCAAAGTGAAGTTTGTGATTGTCAGTTGGCGCAACCTGCCGTCGGTTTCCATTAATGACCCACTGCTGATGCTCGGCAAACCTGCGCCACTGACTGCGGCAACAGGAATGGACGCCCTGACCCACGCCGTTGAGGCCTATATTTCAAAAGATGCCAACCCGGTTACCGACGCCGCCGCTATCCAGGCAATTCGTCTGATCGCCCGCAACTTACGCCAGGCCGTAGCACTGGGCAGCAACCTGAAAGCTCGCGAGAATATGGCCTATGCCTCTTTGCTGGCGGGTATGGCCTTCAACAACGCCAACCTTGGCTACGTTCACGCGATGGCGCATCAGCTTGGCGGTCTGTACGACATGCCGCACGGCGTAGCAAATGCCGTCCTGCTGCCGCACGTGGCGCGCTATAACCTGATCGCTAATCCGGAGAAATTTGCCGACATCGCGGAGTTTATGGGTGAGAACACTGACGGTCTGTCCACCATGGATGCTGCCGAGCTGGCGATTCGCGCCATCGCTCGCCTGTCAGCCGATATCGGTATTCCGCAGCATCTGCGCGAGCTGGGCGTCAAAGAAGCCGATTTCCCGTATATGGCGGAAATGGCGCTGAAAGACGGCAATGCCTTCTCCAACCCGCGTAAAGGTAACGAGAAAGAAATTGCCGGGATCTTCCGTCAGGCATTCTGA
- a CDS encoding MIP family channel protein — protein sequence MNQTSTLTGQCVAEFLGTGLLIFFGAGCVAALRVAGASFGQWEISIIWGLGVAMAIYLTAGVSGAHLNPAVTIALWLFACFERRKVLPFIVAQTAGAFCAAALVYGLYRQLFLDLEQSQHIVRGTAASLNLAGVFSTYPHPHITFIQAFAVETTITAILMAMIMALTDDGNGIPRGPLAPLLIGLLIAVIGASMGPLTGFALNPARDFGPKLFTSLAGWGSIAFTGVLAIPYFLVPLLAPVVGAIIGAFLYRKLIGRFLPCECGIDE from the coding sequence ATGAACCAGACTTCTACCTTAACCGGGCAGTGCGTGGCCGAGTTTCTTGGCACCGGATTGCTCATTTTCTTCGGCGCGGGCTGCGTCGCTGCGCTGCGGGTCGCCGGGGCCAGCTTTGGTCAGTGGGAGATCAGTATTATCTGGGGCCTTGGCGTCGCCATGGCCATCTACCTGACGGCCGGTGTCTCCGGCGCGCACCTTAATCCGGCGGTGACCATTGCCCTGTGGCTGTTCGCCTGTTTTGAACGCCGCAAGGTGCTGCCGTTTATTGTTGCCCAGACGGCCGGGGCCTTCTGCGCCGCCGCGCTGGTGTATGGGCTCTATCGCCAGCTGTTTCTCGATCTTGAACAGAGTCAGCATATCGTGCGCGGCACTGCCGCCAGCCTTAACCTGGCCGGGGTCTTTTCCACGTACCCGCATCCACATATCACTTTTATACAAGCGTTTGCCGTTGAGACCACCATCACGGCAATCCTGATGGCGATGATCATGGCCCTGACCGACGACGGCAACGGAATTCCGCGCGGGCCGCTGGCGCCGTTGCTGATTGGCTTGCTGATCGCCGTGATCGGCGCGTCGATGGGGCCGCTAACCGGCTTTGCGCTGAATCCGGCGCGCGACTTCGGCCCAAAACTGTTTACCAGTCTGGCCGGGTGGGGCTCGATCGCCTTTACCGGTGTGCTGGCGATCCCTTACTTTCTGGTGCCGCTGCTGGCGCCGGTGGTGGGGGCGATTATCGGGGCGTTTTTGTATCGCAAGCTTATCGGCCGCTTTCTGCCGTGCGAATGCGGTATCGATGAGTAA
- a CDS encoding propanediol/glycerol family dehydratase large subunit, whose product MRRSKRFEVLAKRPVNQDGLIGEWPEEGLIAMESPYDPASSVKVENGRIVELDGKSRAEFDMIDRFIADYAINVAETERAMRLDALEIARMLVDIHVSREEIVAITTAITPAKAVEVMAQMNVVEMMMALQKMRARRTPSNQCHVTNLKDNPVQIAADAAEAGIRGFSEQETTVGIARYAPFNALALLVGSQCGRPGVLTQCSVEEATELELGMRGLTSYAETVSVYGTESVFTDGDDTPWSKAFLASAYASRGLKMRYTSGTGSEALMGYSESKSMLYLESRCIFITKGAGVQGLQNGAVSCIGMTGAVPSGIRAVLAENLIASMLDLEVASANDQTFSHSDIRRTARTLMQMLPGTDFIFSGYSAVPNYDNMFAGSNFDAEDFDDYNILQRDLMVDGGLRPVTEEETIAIRNKAARAIQAVFRELGLPLISDEEVEAATYAHGSKDMPARNVVEDLAAVEEMMKRNITGLDIVGALSRSGFEDIASNILNMLRQRVTGDYLQTSAILDRQFDVVSAVNDINDYQGPGTGYRISAERWAEIKNIAGVVQPGSIE is encoded by the coding sequence ATGAGAAGATCAAAACGATTCGAAGTGCTTGCGAAGCGCCCTGTAAATCAGGATGGGCTGATTGGCGAATGGCCTGAAGAGGGACTGATCGCCATGGAAAGCCCCTACGATCCGGCTTCGTCGGTGAAGGTAGAGAATGGTCGTATTGTTGAGCTGGACGGCAAGAGCCGCGCCGAGTTCGACATGATTGACCGTTTTATTGCCGACTACGCGATTAACGTGGCTGAAACTGAACGGGCAATGCGGCTCGACGCGCTGGAGATCGCCAGAATGCTGGTGGATATCCACGTCAGCCGGGAAGAGATTGTTGCTATTACCACCGCTATCACCCCGGCGAAAGCGGTGGAGGTGATGGCGCAAATGAACGTGGTGGAAATGATGATGGCGCTGCAAAAAATGCGCGCCAGACGCACGCCGTCCAACCAGTGCCATGTCACCAACCTGAAAGACAACCCGGTACAGATTGCCGCCGATGCGGCTGAAGCGGGGATCCGTGGTTTTTCAGAACAGGAAACGACGGTCGGGATCGCCCGCTATGCGCCGTTTAACGCCCTGGCGCTGCTGGTCGGTTCCCAGTGCGGTCGCCCCGGCGTGCTGACGCAATGTTCCGTTGAGGAGGCGACTGAGCTGGAGCTGGGGATGCGCGGGTTAACCAGCTACGCCGAAACCGTGTCGGTATACGGTACAGAGTCTGTGTTTACCGACGGCGATGATACGCCGTGGTCCAAAGCGTTTCTCGCCTCGGCCTATGCGTCTCGCGGACTGAAAATGCGTTACACCTCTGGCACCGGTTCGGAAGCGCTGATGGGCTATTCCGAGAGTAAATCGATGCTCTATCTGGAGTCGCGCTGCATCTTTATCACCAAAGGCGCGGGCGTACAGGGGCTGCAAAACGGTGCGGTCAGCTGTATTGGCATGACCGGCGCGGTGCCGTCGGGGATCCGCGCGGTGCTGGCGGAAAACCTGATTGCCTCAATGCTCGACCTTGAAGTGGCCTCCGCCAATGACCAGACCTTTTCCCACTCTGATATTCGCCGTACCGCCCGTACCCTGATGCAAATGCTTCCCGGCACCGACTTTATCTTCTCCGGCTATAGCGCCGTACCGAACTACGACAACATGTTTGCCGGGTCGAACTTCGACGCGGAAGACTTCGATGATTACAACATTCTGCAACGCGATCTGATGGTTGATGGTGGTCTGCGTCCTGTAACCGAAGAAGAAACCATCGCCATCCGCAACAAGGCGGCACGCGCCATTCAGGCAGTGTTCCGCGAACTGGGCCTGCCGCTGATTAGCGATGAAGAAGTCGAAGCTGCTACTTATGCTCACGGCAGCAAAGATATGCCCGCGCGCAATGTGGTGGAAGATCTGGCCGCCGTGGAAGAGATGATGAAGCGCAATATCACCGGGCTGGATATCGTCGGCGCACTAAGCCGTAGCGGTTTCGAAGATATCGCCAGTAACATCCTCAATATGCTGAGACAGCGTGTTACCGGTGATTACCTGCAAACGTCGGCTATTCTGGATCGCCAGTTCGACGTCGTCAGCGCCGTCAACGACATCAATGATTATCAGGGACCTGGTACCGGCTATCGCATCAGTGCCGAACGCTGGGCGGAAATTAAAAATATTGCGGGCGTGGTTCAGCCCGGCTCGATCGAATAA
- a CDS encoding iron-containing alcohol dehydrogenase: MLKVIQSPAKYLQGPDASTLFGQYAKNLADSFFVIADDFVMKLAGEKVLNGLHSHDISCHAERFNGECSHVEINRLIAILKKHGCRGVVGIGGGKTLDTAKAIGYYQKLPVVVIPTIASTDAPTSALSVIYTEAGEFEEYLIYPKNPDMVVMDTAIIAKAPVRLLVAGMGDALSTWFEAKACYDARATSMAGGQSTVAALSLARLCYDTLLAEGEKARLAAQAGVVTDALERIVEANTYLSGIGFESSGLAGAHAIHNGFTILEECHHLYHGEKVAFGTLAQLVLQNSPMEEIETVLNFCQKVGLPVTLAEMGVKDDIDGKIMAVAKATCAEGETIHNMPFPVTPESVHAAILTADLLGQQWLAR, translated from the coding sequence ATGCTAAAAGTTATTCAATCTCCAGCCAAATATCTCCAGGGTCCTGACGCTTCTACCTTATTTGGTCAATACGCTAAAAATCTGGCGGACAGCTTTTTCGTGATTGCGGACGACTTCGTCATGAAGCTGGCGGGAGAAAAGGTACTCAATGGCCTGCACAGCCATGACATTAGCTGCCACGCGGAACGCTTCAACGGTGAATGCAGCCATGTTGAAATTAATCGCCTGATTGCCATTCTGAAAAAACACGGTTGCCGCGGCGTGGTTGGGATTGGCGGTGGGAAAACGTTAGATACCGCCAAAGCAATTGGTTATTACCAGAAGCTGCCGGTAGTGGTGATCCCGACCATCGCCTCAACCGATGCGCCAACCAGCGCGCTGTCCGTTATCTATACCGAAGCGGGTGAGTTTGAAGAGTATCTGATCTACCCGAAAAACCCGGATATGGTGGTGATGGATACCGCAATTATTGCCAAAGCGCCGGTACGTCTGCTGGTGGCCGGGATGGGCGATGCGCTCTCGACCTGGTTTGAAGCGAAAGCCTGTTATGACGCTCGGGCGACCAGCATGGCGGGCGGGCAGTCCACCGTGGCGGCGCTGAGCCTGGCGCGCCTGTGCTATGATACCCTGCTGGCGGAAGGCGAAAAGGCACGCTTAGCCGCCCAGGCTGGCGTGGTGACCGATGCGCTGGAACGTATTGTCGAAGCCAACACCTACCTCAGCGGTATCGGCTTTGAAAGCAGCGGCCTTGCGGGGGCACATGCCATCCATAACGGCTTTACGATTCTGGAAGAGTGCCACCATCTGTACCACGGTGAAAAAGTCGCCTTTGGTACGCTGGCGCAGCTGGTGCTGCAGAACAGCCCGATGGAAGAGATCGAAACCGTGCTGAATTTCTGTCAGAAAGTGGGCCTGCCGGTAACGTTAGCGGAAATGGGTGTGAAAGACGACATTGACGGCAAGATTATGGCCGTGGCTAAAGCCACCTGCGCAGAAGGTGAAACTATTCACAATATGCCGTTCCCGGTGACGCCTGAAAGCGTACATGCCGCTATTTTGACGGCAGACCTGCTGGGACAGCAGTGGCTGGCGCGTTAA